One stretch of Columba livia isolate bColLiv1 breed racing homer chromosome 29, bColLiv1.pat.W.v2, whole genome shotgun sequence DNA includes these proteins:
- the PRIM1 gene encoding DNA primase small subunit — MAPFEPAALPELLPVFYRRLFPHGAYGRWLSYGGAVKNYFQLREFSFTLRDDVYLRFLSFGSPQELERELQRINPYKIDIGAVYSHRPNQHNTVHLGAFQPQEKELVFDIDMTDYDDVRTCCSSADICAKCWTLMTIAVRVIDRALVEDLGVRHRLWVYSGRRGVHCWVCDDAVRKWSPALRAATVEYLSLVKGGAETVKKVNLCEPIHPFIRRSVGVVEKYFKAYALVGQDILGSPESWDKVLALVPDEHREPLKSEFPKKRDSAQRWALLKDRMEWTRAAAGKGVTPCYADWEIMLQYCFPRLDINVSKGVGHLLKSPFSVHPKTGRVSVPLDLQSLDQFDPFAVPTISSLCHELDTAGDAGEQEDGGETEPKRRVRDYKKTSLAPYVRLLEQFVEEMERARRGERLRRSDLQGDF; from the exons ATGGCGCCGTTCGAACCAGCGGCGCTGCCCGAGCTGCTCCCGGTCTTTTACCGGCGGCTCTTCCCGCACGGCGCCTACGGCCGCTGGCTCAGCTACGGCGGCG CCGTCAAGAACTATTTCCAGCTGCGGGAATTCTCCTTCACGCTGCGGGACGATGTTTACCTGCGGTTCCTGTCGTTCGGCAGCCCCCAGGAGCTGGAGCGGGAGCTGCAGCGCATCAACCCCTACAAGATCGACATCGGGGCCGTCTATTCCCACCGG CCCAACCAGCACAACACGGTGCACCTGGGCGCCTTCCAGCCGCAGGAGAAGGAGCTGGTGTTTGACATCGACATGACGGACTACGACGACGTGCGGACGTGCTGCAG CTCCGCCGACATCTGCGCCAAGTGCTGGACCCTGATGACCATCGCCGTGCGCGTCATCGACCGCGCACTCGTGG AGGATCTGGGTGTGCGGCACCGGCTGTGGGTGTACTCGGGCCGGAGGGGCGTGCACTGCTGGGTGTGCGACGACGCGGTGCGGAAATGGTCCCCGGCGCTGCGGGCGGCCACCGTGGAGTACCTGAGCCTGGTGAAG ggcggAGCGGAGACGGTGAAGAAGGTGAACCTGTGCGAGCCCATCCACCCGTTCATCAG GCGCTCGGTCGGCGTGGTGGAGAAATACTTCAAGGCGTACGCGCTGGTGGGCCAGGACATCCTGGGCAGCCCGGAGAGCTGGGACAAGGTGCTGGCGCTCGTTCCGGATGA GCACCGGGAGCCGCTGAAGAGCGAGTTCCCCAAGAAGCGGGACTCGGCGCAGCGCTGGGCGCTGCTGAAGGACCGCATGGAGTGGACACGG GCGGCGGCCGGGAAGGGCGTCACGCCGTGCTACGCGGACTGGGAGATCATGCTGCAGTACTGCTTCCCCCGCCTCGACATCAACGTCAGCAAAGGCGTGGGCCACCTGCTCAAGAGCCCCTTCAGCGTGCACCCCAAaacag GTCGCGTTTCGGTGCCGCTGGATCTGCAGAGCCTGGACCAGTTTGACCCGTTCGCCGTCCCCACCATCAG CTCCCTGTGCCACGAGCTGGACACGGCTGGCGATGCCGGGGAGCAGGAGGACGGCGGCGAGACGGAGCCCAAGCGCCGTGTGCGGG ACTACAAGAAGACCAGCCTGGCGCCCTACGtgcggctgctggagcagttcgTGGAGGAGATGGAGCGCGCCCGGCGGGGCGAGCGGCTGCGGCGGAGCG acCTGCAAGGAGACTTCTGA
- the LOC135576690 gene encoding retinol dehydrogenase 16-like: MWLYVAAVLTGLFLLRRWHRERQTVPGLSEKFVLITGCDSGFGNALARALDARGLRVLAACLGERGAAELRAAASPRLQTVLLDVTSSQSVAAAAAWVRERVGERGLWGLVNNAGTAVPTAPNEWLSKADFAKVLDVNLLGLIEVTLSLLPLVRRARGRVVNVASVMGRLAAFGGGYCISKFGVEAFSDSLRREMRPFGVQVSIIEPGGFRTAMTDPAAVLTGYRRLWEQLPAETQAAYGHRYLESYARSTVLLHRLSSSRLSRVTGAVAHALLSRRPRSRYAVGWDARLLLLPLSYGPAWLADAAIGLMLRLPAAGTP, translated from the exons ATGTGGCTGTACGTGGCGGCGGTGCTGACCGGGCTGTTCCTGCTGCGGCGCTGGCACCGGGAGCGGCAGACGGTGCCGGGGCTGTCGGAGAAGTTCGTGCTGATCACGGGCTGCGACAGCGGCTTCGGGAACGCGCTGGCGCGGGCGCTGGACGCGCgggggctgcgggtgctggCCGCCTGCCTGGGCGAGCGCGGGGCTGCCGAGCTGCGGGCGGCCGCCTCGCCGCGCCTGCAGACCGTCCTGCTGGACGTCACCTCCAGCCAGAGCgtggccgccgccgccgcgtgGGTCCGGGAGCGCGTGGGGGAGCGAG GTCTCTGGGGGCTGGTGAACAACGCGGGCACCGCCGTCCCCACCGCCCCCAATGAGTGGCTGAGCAAGGCCGACTTTGCCAAGGTGCTGGACGTCAACCTGCTGGGGCTCATCGAGGTGACGCTGAGCCTCCTGCCGCTGgtgcggcgggcgcggggccgcgTGGTCAACGTGGCCAGCGTGATGGGCCGGCTCGCTGCCTTCGGCGGGGGCTACTGCATCTCCAAGTTTGGCGTGGAGGCCTTTTCCGACAGCCTGAG GCGCGAGATGCGTCCCTTTGGGGTGCAGGTCTCCATCATTGAACCTGGTGGCTTCCGGACAGCGATGACGGACCCCGCGGCGGTGCTGACCGGCTACCGGCGCCTCTGGGAGCAGCTCCCGGCGGAGACCCAGGCAGCCTACGGCCACCGCTACCTGGAGTCCT ATGCCAGGAGCACGGTCCTGCTGCACCGCCTGAGCAGCTCCCGCCTGTCCCGCGTCACCGGCGCCGTGGCACACGCGCTGCTGTCCCGCCGGCCCCGCAGCCGCTACGCTGTGGGCTGGGACgcgcggctgctgctgctgccgctcaGCTACGGCCCGGCCTGGCTCGCCGATGCCGCCATCGGCCTCATGCTGCGCCTCCCGGCCGCGGGGACGCCCTGA
- the GPR182 gene encoding G-protein coupled receptor 182, whose amino-acid sequence MAEVTTAPAETRAILSEYGDYHNWSELFHLLNHTYTFCEFSLDENVKRVVLFILYLVIFVVGLVENLLVIWVNWQTRGNKSLVNLYIINMAVADLGVLLSLPIWMLEVMLDYTWLWGSFLCRFTHYFYFANMYASIFFLTCLSVDRYVSLTSSSLFWRRHQHRARRVICTCSWVLAAAIPFLEVAHMQLVNTGEPICIFMAPFETYDEWALAVSLATTTIGFLIPFPIITVFNVLTARFIRRSKPESGKHCLLIYAYIAVFLVSWLPFHIMLTLLTLDGNHIILHCAFANFLYFFYDIIDCFTLLHCVLNPVLYNFLSKNFRTKLVSAVVKYIPKDQGSAKGAGSSSSTTQHSIVITKDNNAN is encoded by the coding sequence ATGGCCGAGGTGACCACGGCCCCTGCCGAGACGCGCGCCATCCTGAGCGAGTACGGCGACTACCACAACTGGTCCGAGCTGTTCCACCTCCTCAACCACACCTACACCTTCTGCGAGTTCAGCCTGGATGAGAACGTCAAGCGGGTGGTCCTCTTCATCCTTTACCTGGTCATCTTCGTGGTGGGCTTGGTGGAGAACCTCCTTGTCATCTGGGTCAACTGGCAGACGCGGGGCAACAAGAGCCTGGTCAACCTCTACATCATCAACATGGCAGTGGCcgacctgggggtgctgctctCGCTGCCCATCTGGATGCTGGAGGTGATGCTGGATTACACCTGGCTCTGGGGCAGCTTCCTCTGCCGCTTCACCCACTACTTCTACTTCGCCAACATGTACGCCAGCATCTTCTTCCTCACCTGCCTGAGCGTGGATCGCTACGTGTCCCTGACCAGCTCCTCCCTGTTCTGGCGCCGGCACCAGCACCGCGCGCGCCGCGTCatctgcacctgcagctgggtgCTGGCGGCGGCCATCCCGTTCCTGGAGGTCGCCCACATGCAGCTGGTCAACACCGGCGAGCCCATCTGCATCTTCATGGCTCCCTTCGAGACCTACGACGAGTGGGCGCTGGCGGTCAGCTTGGCCACCACCACCATCGGGTTCCTCATCCCCTTCCCCATCATCACCGTCTTCAACGTGCTGACGGCCCGGTTCATCAGGCGCAGCAAGCCGGAGAGCGGGAAGCACTGCCTGCTCATCTACGCCTACATCGCGGTCTTCCTCGTCAGCTGGCTGCCCTTCCACATCATGCTGACGCTCCTCACCCTCGACGGCAACCACATCATCCTCCACTGCGCCTTCGCCAACTTCCTCTACTTCTTCTACGACATCATCGACTGCTTCACGCTGCTGCACTGCGTGCTCAACCCCGTCCTCTACAACTTCCTCAGCAAGAACTTCCGCACCAAGCTCGTCTCCGCCGTGGTCAAGTACATCCCCAAGGACCAAGGCAGCGCCAAGGGCGCCGGGAGCTCGTCCTCCACCACGCAGCACTCCATAGTCATCACCAAGGACAACAACGCTAATTAA
- the ZBTB39 gene encoding zinc finger and BTB domain-containing protein 39, giving the protein MGMRIKLHSTNHPNNLLKELNKCRLSETMCDVTILVGTRSFAAHKAVLACAAGYFQNLFLNTGLDAARTYVVDFITPANFEKILSFVYTSELFTDLINVGVIYEVAERLGMEDLLKACHSTFPDLESSAITKQPSLAVGEGRSGPLSSTSSDQSHSLGEIRGAGEHFGPERNYILHGEAAGGYKEDDRNAAIEASQALPLLHSQQPPKTEQESDQGQFAPAASAAAQPSLAGVNMVVPNTTSSCQQYKVQSNGDYGKGGFFTADPSLDVSTGSNSCPSNSDHSKDQAFGQMDELQLEDLGDDELHFEDASEELGPSEEVIELSDDSEEELAFENDSRDSKAMPCQVCKKVLEPNIQLIRQHARDHVDLLTGNCKVCETHFQDRNSRVTHVLSHIGIFLFSCDMCETKFFTQWQLTLHRREGVFDNNVIVHPSDLLPGKAVAFGGAPGAELACAACGKPLAKDFHTVRSHILDHVNLKSQMCGVCDQRHLSLCSLMWHTLSHLGIAVFSCSVCANSFVDRQLLEKHLAVHQNVEEALFRCHFCGQSFKLEAAYRYHVSQHKCGGGLEIRPGFGERLQPPGLQRRRLPEEFLSEDLALPSQPGNSKYSCKVCGKRFAHTSEFNYHRRIHTGEKPYQCKVCHKFFRGRSTIKCHLRTHSGALMYRCTVCGHYSSTLNLMSKHIGVHKGSLPPDFTIEQTFMYIIHSKDAEKTADS; this is encoded by the coding sequence ATGGGCATGAGGATCAAGTTGCACAGCACCAACCACCCCAACAACCTGCTGAAGGAACTCAACAAGTGCCGGCTCTCCGAGACCATGTGCGACGTCACCATCCTGGTGGGCACCCGCTCGTTCGCCGCGCACAAGGCCGTCCTGGCCTGCGCCGCCGGCTACTTCCAGAACCTCTTTCTGAACACGGGGCTGGACGCTGCTCGGACCTACGTGGTGGATTTCATCACGCCGGCCAACTTCGAGAAGATCCTCAGCTTCGTGTACACCTCGGAGCTCTTCACCGACCTCATCAACGTGGGCGTCATTTACGAGGTGGCCGAGCGGCTGGGCATGGAGGACCTGCTGAAGGCTTGTCACTCCACCTTCCCCGACCTGGAGAGCTCGGCCATCACCAAGCAACCCTCGCTGGCCGTGGGCGAGGGCCGCTCGGGTCCTCTGAGCAGCACCTCCTCGGACCAGAGCCACTCGCTGGGTGAAATCCGGGGCGCCGGGGAGCATTTTGGCCCCGAACGGAATTACATCTTGCACGGGGAAGCGGCCGGTGGCTACAAAGAGGATGACAGGAACGCGGCGATCGAAGCCAGCCAGGCTCTTCCCCTGCTGCATTCCCAGCAGCCTCCCAAGACGGAGCAGGAGTCGGATCAGGGGCAGTTTGCTCCTGCGGCGAGCGCGGCcgcccagcccagcctggccgGGGTGAACATGGTTGTTCCGAACACCACAAGCTCCTGCCAGCAGTATAAGGTCCAGAGCAACGGTGACTACGGCAAGGGCGGCTTCTTTACCGCTGACCCTTCCCTGGACGTCTCCACGGGGAGCAACTCCTGTCCCAGCAACAGCGACCACTCCAAAGATCAAGCGTTTGGGCAGATGGACGAGCTACAGCTGGAGGATTTGGGTGATGATGAACTGCATTTCGAAGATGCCAGCGAGGAGCTGGGCCCGTCGGAAGAGGTCATTGAGCTGAGCGACGACAGCGAAGAGGAGCTGGCCTTTGAGAACGACAGCCGGGACAGCAAGGCCATGCCCTGCCAGGTGTGCAAGAAGGTCCTGGAGCCCAACATCCAGCTGATCCGCCAGCACGCCAGGGATCACGTCGATCTCCTCACCGGCAACTGCAAGGTCTGCGAAACCCACTTCCAGGACCGCAACTCCAGGGTCACCCACGTCCTGTCCCACATCGgcatcttcctcttctcctgcgACATGTGCGAGACCAAGTTCTTCACGCAGTGGCAGCTGACGCTGCACCGACGGGAAGGGGTGTTTGACAACAACGTCATCGTCCACCCCAGCGACCTGTTGCCGGGGAAGGCCGTGGCGTTCGGGGGCGCGCCCGGCGCGGAGCTGGCGTGCGCTGCCTGCGGGAAGCCTTTGGCCAAGGATTTCCACACCGTCCGCAGCCACATCCTGGACCACGTGAACTTGAAAAGCCAGATGTGCGGCGTGTGCGACCAGAGGCACCTCAGCCTCTGCAGCCTGATGTGGCACACCCTGTCCCACCTGGGCATCGCCGTCTTCTCCTGCTCCGTGTGCGCCAACAGCTTCGTGGACCGGCAGCTCCTGGAGAAGCACTTGGCCGTCCACCAGAACGTGGAGGAGGCTCTTTTCCGCTGCCACTTCTGCGGCCAGAGCTTCAAGCTGGAGGCGGCGTATCGGTACCACGTCAGCCAGCACAAGTGCGGCGGCGGCCTGGAGATCCGCCCCGGTTTCGGCGAGCGGCTCCAGCCGCCGGGCCTGCAGAGGAGGCGGCTGCCGGAGGAGTTCCTGAGCGAAGATTTGGCGCTGCCCAGCCAGCCGGGCAACAGCAAGTACAGCTGCAAGGTCTGCGGGAAGAGGTTCGCCCACACCAGCGAGTTCAACTACCACCGGCGCatccacaccggggagaagccgTACCAGTGCAAGGTGTGCCACAAGTTCTTCCGCGGCCGCTCCACCATCAAGTGCCACCTGCGGACGCACTCGGGGGCCCTCATGTACCGCTGCACGGTGTGCGGGCACTACAGCTCCACGCTCAACCTGATGAGCAAGCACATCGGCGTGCACAAGGGCAGCCTCCCCCCGGACTTCACCATCGAGCAGACTTTCATGTACATCATCCATTCCAAAGACGCGGAGAAAACCGCGGACAGCTGA
- the TAC3 gene encoding tachykinin-3, with amino-acid sequence MRSRPVLAALLVLALPLALARRPPAPPGPAAPAQGMPVPEPLPWRFPGAAHAALLQLLRGENAGPSAPAALQKRDMHDFFVGLMGKRAAEPGRPAGRGSGGPSPRCSPGPPAAGGAPLRAV; translated from the exons ATGAGGAGCCGCCCGGTGCTGGCGGCGCTGCTCGTCCTGGCGCTGCCGCTCGCCCtcgcccgccgcccccccgccccgccggggccggCCGCTCCCGCACAG GGGATGCCCGTCCCGGAGCCGCTGCCCTGGAGATTCCCCGGGGCCGCCCACGCcgccctcctgcagctgctgcggggGGAGAACGCCG GTCCCTCCGCGCCCGCGGCTCTGCAGAAGC GAGACATGCACGATTTCTTCGTGGGGCTCATGGGGAAGAGGGCGGCGGAGCCCgggcggccggcggggcggggcagcGGCGGCCCGTCCCCGCGGTGCTCGCCGGGTCCCCCCGCGGCCGGCGGGGCGCCGCTGCGGGCGGTGTGA